One Candidatus Peregrinibacteria bacterium DNA segment encodes these proteins:
- a CDS encoding proline--tRNA ligase, protein MAKIASQAQDFSQWYQDVVNLADLAQHSRVKGCMIIRPYGYAIWENIQRELDRLIKGAGVQNMYFPMFIPQSLLNKEKDHLEGFAPECAVVTHGGGQLLAEPLIVRPTSETIMYDAFSGWVQSHRDLPLRINQWANVVRWEMRTRPFLRTTEFLWQEGHTAHATKEEAEAEVLRALTMYQNFDKDFLALPVLTGKKSPKETFAGADYTLTTEALARDGKVIQAGTSHLLGQTFAKTFDIQFQDEKGEKQYVWQTSWGLSTRIIGTLIVCHGDEKGLVLPPKVAPHQVVLIPIYKTEEERAAVLSVFEKMQKELEQSQVRVQLDARDTVTPGFKFNEWEVKGVPLRIEVGPRDLAAGTCILARRDTGEKKSFPLTEVTGQVPSLLELIQVEMLARAEAHLAAHIFEASDLDELVKILDEKGGFVKAAWAGTELDEKKIQEQSKATIRVISEEKLAKPAKCIFTGKETDTMVYFARAY, encoded by the coding sequence ATGGCAAAAATCGCTTCTCAGGCTCAAGATTTCTCTCAATGGTACCAAGATGTGGTGAACTTGGCGGACCTCGCTCAGCACAGTCGAGTGAAGGGCTGCATGATCATACGACCTTACGGGTATGCGATTTGGGAAAACATTCAACGTGAGCTGGACCGACTCATCAAAGGGGCGGGAGTGCAAAACATGTACTTTCCGATGTTCATCCCTCAAAGTTTACTCAACAAAGAGAAAGATCATCTGGAAGGATTTGCGCCCGAATGCGCCGTCGTGACTCATGGTGGAGGGCAGCTTTTGGCGGAACCTTTGATTGTGCGTCCTACTTCTGAAACCATCATGTACGATGCCTTTTCAGGTTGGGTACAAAGTCACCGGGACCTTCCCCTGCGCATCAACCAATGGGCCAATGTGGTGCGTTGGGAAATGCGCACGCGTCCTTTTTTGAGAACCACGGAGTTTTTGTGGCAAGAAGGACACACCGCCCACGCTACGAAAGAAGAAGCTGAAGCGGAAGTGCTGCGAGCCCTCACTATGTATCAAAATTTTGACAAAGATTTTTTGGCTTTGCCGGTTTTGACAGGCAAAAAATCCCCTAAAGAAACCTTTGCAGGAGCCGATTACACGCTCACGACCGAGGCCTTAGCCAGAGATGGAAAAGTGATTCAAGCGGGAACCTCTCACCTTTTGGGGCAAACTTTTGCAAAGACTTTTGACATTCAATTCCAAGATGAAAAAGGCGAAAAACAATATGTTTGGCAAACCTCTTGGGGTCTTTCGACCCGCATCATTGGAACCTTGATCGTGTGTCATGGCGATGAAAAAGGGCTTGTGCTGCCTCCGAAAGTGGCTCCACATCAAGTGGTTTTGATTCCGATTTATAAGACTGAAGAGGAACGTGCAGCCGTGCTTTCTGTGTTTGAAAAAATGCAAAAAGAACTTGAGCAGTCTCAGGTGCGAGTGCAGCTGGATGCTCGCGACACCGTGACCCCTGGTTTCAAATTCAATGAATGGGAAGTGAAAGGGGTTCCCTTGCGCATTGAGGTGGGCCCTCGCGATTTGGCCGCAGGCACTTGCATCTTGGCGCGACGCGACACGGGTGAAAAAAAGAGCTTCCCCCTAACAGAAGTGACTGGGCAGGTGCCCTCTTTACTGGAACTCATTCAAGTGGAAATGCTGGCTCGTGCAGAAGCGCATTTGGCCGCTCATATTTTTGAAGCGTCTGATCTGGATGAACTGGTGAAAATCCTCGACGAAAAAGGAGGTTTTGTGAAAGCTGCTTGGGCCGGAACGGAATTGGACGAAAAAAAGATTCAAGAACAAAGCAAAGCCACGATTCGAGTGATCTCAGAAGAGAAGTTGGCCAAACCTGCCAAGTGCATTTTTACAGGTAAAGAAACCGACACCATGGTGTACTTTGCAAGGGCGTATTAG
- a CDS encoding Bax inhibitor-1 family protein, whose amino-acid sequence MVQNRTAQLSTFCRFHFHQWSDFGTPHPFFCHRIPGYDLIYSSLFSATATFGAAALLGYTTQKSLAGFSGFLFMSLIGLLVVSIGGIFFPWGNTTEMIVSGFGVLLFAGYAAVDMNRLRDYPEDEYINAAIALYLDFFNLFIYILRFTSALSRD is encoded by the coding sequence GTGGTCCAAAATCGAACCGCTCAACTATCTACTTTTTGCCGCTTTCACTTTCATCAGTGGAGTGACTTTGGTACCCCTCATCCTTTCTTTTGCCATCGAATTCCAGGGTATGACCTCATTTACAGCTCCCTATTCTCAGCCACAGCCACTTTTGGAGCCGCCGCTCTCTTGGGTTACACCACTCAAAAATCGCTCGCCGGATTTTCGGGTTTTCTCTTTATGAGCCTCATTGGACTGCTGGTCGTGAGCATAGGAGGCATCTTCTTTCCTTGGGGAAACACCACCGAAATGATCGTTTCTGGCTTTGGAGTTTTGCTTTTTGCAGGCTATGCCGCCGTAGACATGAACCGTCTTCGTGACTATCCCGAGGATGAGTACATCAATGCAGCCATCGCTCTCTACCTCGACTTTTTCAACCTTTTTATTTACATTCTTCGCTTCACGAGTGCCCTCTCACGCGATTAA
- the nusB gene encoding transcription antitermination factor NusB: MKKAIQKYAPEWPWEKIAAVDRAILEVSVTELLFDPSVPPVVAINEGIELAKEFGNESSSKFINGVLSSLYESIKKSEHGSKN, encoded by the coding sequence TTGAAGAAAGCCATTCAAAAATATGCGCCCGAATGGCCTTGGGAAAAGATTGCGGCCGTGGATCGCGCCATCCTTGAAGTCTCTGTGACAGAATTGCTCTTTGATCCATCAGTGCCTCCCGTAGTGGCCATAAACGAAGGCATTGAGCTGGCCAAAGAATTTGGAAACGAAAGCTCTTCAAAATTTATTAACGGCGTATTAAGCTCTCTGTATGAAAGCATCAAAAAATCTGAACATGGCTCCAAAAATTAA
- the rnc gene encoding ribonuclease III, translating to MAPKIKNLDKLQDFIGVHFQNEDLLSLAFVHKSYVNEHPDTKGYNERLEFLGDAVLELAVTDFLYHNYPEQPEGQLTNWRSALVKGKNLARVSSSLKLGDYLLLSRGEELSGGREKDYILANTMEALIGAIYLDKGFEVTNQFILRNIVVLLDEIIAQGLNIDSKSHVQELAQERLGITPSYELLSESGPDHDKVFEMGIYLGETLAGKGEGPSKQEAEQAAARDALKQKGWA from the coding sequence ATGGCTCCAAAAATTAAGAATTTAGACAAACTCCAAGATTTTATTGGAGTGCATTTCCAAAACGAAGATTTGCTGAGTTTGGCGTTTGTGCACAAATCCTACGTGAACGAACACCCCGACACCAAGGGTTACAATGAACGCCTCGAATTCCTTGGGGACGCAGTTTTGGAGCTCGCCGTCACGGATTTTTTATATCATAATTACCCCGAACAACCTGAAGGGCAACTCACCAATTGGCGCAGTGCGCTCGTGAAAGGTAAAAATCTCGCTCGTGTTTCAAGCTCACTCAAACTTGGGGACTACCTCTTGCTCAGCCGTGGGGAAGAGCTTTCAGGCGGACGTGAAAAAGACTACATTTTGGCCAACACTATGGAAGCGCTGATTGGAGCCATTTATTTGGACAAAGGTTTTGAAGTCACCAACCAATTTATTTTGCGCAACATTGTCGTTTTGCTGGATGAAATCATTGCTCAAGGACTCAACATCGATTCCAAATCTCACGTACAAGAACTGGCTCAGGAACGCCTGGGCATCACTCCCAGTTATGAATTGCTCAGCGAATCCGGTCCCGACCACGACAAAGTTTTTGAAATGGGCATCTACTTAGGCGAAACTTTAGCTGGAAAAGGGGAAGGCCCCTCCAAACAAGAAGCCGAACAGGCCGCCGCCCGCGACGCACTCAAACAAAAAGGGTGGGCTTAG
- a CDS encoding RsmB/NOP family class I SAM-dependent RNA methyltransferase, with protein MLKDLFKDYYRELLGTEEAEQFFSSIEVGRSEKKEESARSIRVNTLRISKNTLRKWFESQGYAVNDSPYSNEGLELKGSGQEWALKLPYHAGFTYPQDAASMFAVEVLNPQPDEVVLDLTAAPGGKSTHIAQRLGNAGVLVANDLDTRRIKALQSNLSRLGISNAYVTRLTPGRLAEVYPESFDRILLDPSCSGEGLFVTSEGQPEYWNKKALKHFSGLQFGLLRDAFRMLKPGGRLLYSTCTLNTVENDGVVEDFLEKTPEAKIDESVLKELKARKIKIPEQIAGLKGIRFWPHKTHTKGFFCIALTKTAPQHFSVPNAKEGRWNRREKKPFKKNIPHPKKPELKVLKAHERAHYDHFLEDQFGISSQTLRQQFDWVPLEHHLYLISNSLTAFAPPPGFSLSLPVLKTYGKDRSDAEQDMKPSHEGAVALGLIANKHLVALTKEQLEASMKNQTVSFEDLDKGMYLAVYEQEKLRFPIGLLKIGSKRTELLVPKMA; from the coding sequence ATGCTTAAAGATCTTTTTAAAGATTATTATCGGGAGCTGCTTGGAACTGAGGAAGCTGAACAATTTTTTAGTTCGATTGAAGTGGGTCGCAGTGAAAAAAAAGAAGAAAGCGCACGAAGCATTCGAGTGAACACGCTCCGCATTTCAAAAAACACGCTCAGAAAATGGTTTGAATCTCAGGGCTATGCGGTCAACGACTCTCCGTATTCCAACGAGGGGCTTGAGCTGAAAGGCAGCGGACAAGAATGGGCCCTTAAACTTCCCTACCACGCCGGTTTCACCTATCCGCAAGATGCCGCATCCATGTTTGCGGTGGAAGTTTTGAATCCTCAACCCGATGAAGTCGTTTTGGATTTGACTGCAGCTCCAGGTGGGAAAAGCACCCACATTGCGCAGCGACTCGGCAATGCGGGAGTACTTGTGGCCAATGATTTAGACACACGGCGCATCAAGGCCTTGCAGTCGAATTTGAGTCGGTTGGGCATCAGCAATGCTTATGTGACTCGTTTGACTCCGGGACGTTTGGCCGAAGTTTATCCTGAAAGCTTTGATCGTATTTTGCTTGATCCGTCGTGTAGCGGTGAGGGTCTTTTTGTGACGAGCGAGGGTCAGCCGGAATATTGGAATAAAAAAGCGTTGAAGCATTTTTCTGGCCTTCAGTTTGGTCTTCTTCGTGATGCGTTTCGCATGCTCAAACCTGGTGGGCGGCTCCTCTACTCGACTTGCACGCTCAATACTGTTGAAAATGATGGCGTGGTGGAAGATTTTTTAGAAAAAACACCAGAGGCCAAGATCGATGAAAGTGTGTTAAAAGAGTTGAAGGCGCGAAAAATTAAGATCCCGGAACAAATTGCCGGCCTTAAAGGGATACGCTTTTGGCCACATAAAACCCATACCAAGGGCTTCTTTTGTATTGCACTCACTAAAACTGCTCCTCAACATTTTTCCGTCCCCAATGCTAAAGAAGGGCGATGGAACCGACGTGAGAAAAAACCTTTTAAGAAAAATATCCCTCACCCCAAAAAGCCCGAACTCAAAGTGCTTAAAGCGCATGAACGTGCTCACTACGATCACTTTTTAGAAGACCAATTTGGAATTTCTTCTCAAACACTCCGTCAACAATTCGATTGGGTTCCGCTGGAACACCACCTGTATTTGATCAGTAACAGTCTCACTGCATTTGCTCCACCTCCAGGTTTTTCTTTGAGCTTGCCTGTACTTAAAACTTATGGGAAGGATCGCTCCGACGCCGAGCAAGATATGAAACCGAGTCATGAAGGCGCTGTTGCTTTGGGCCTCATTGCCAATAAGCACCTGGTAGCATTGACTAAGGAACAATTGGAAGCTTCCATGAAAAATCAAACGGTTTCTTTTGAAGATTTGGACAAGGGAATGTACTTAGCCGTGTATGAACAGGAAAAGCTCCGCTTCCCCATTGGGCTCCTTAAAATCGGCTCTAAACGCACAGAATTGTTGGTGCCAAAGATGGCTTAA
- a CDS encoding VanW family protein: MSAMQKPKKRSYLRRLYGILHYTIKRKWQWHCSGISFAARQEKHLLPELIFKHQTPLRRPLKGVDISMQENKITNLKIALKNLDGLVLEPGQRFSYWRQIGNPTRKKGYVKGMLLHNGTVRSGIGGGLCQLSNLLYWMTLHTPLTVLERWRHSYDVFPDVQRKQPFGSGATCAYPNIDLQIGNPTKECFQLHLTLTETHLVGEWRSEKALNEEYEVFEKDHKIDHEWWGGYVRRNSIYRKVFDKASHEEKGEEFITSNEALMMYNPLLEGSSS; this comes from the coding sequence ATCAGTGCCATGCAGAAACCCAAAAAACGATCATACTTACGACGTCTCTACGGAATACTGCACTATACGATCAAACGAAAATGGCAGTGGCATTGTTCAGGCATTTCTTTCGCTGCCCGACAGGAAAAGCACCTTTTGCCAGAACTGATTTTCAAACATCAAACTCCACTCCGGCGTCCTTTGAAGGGAGTGGATATTTCCATGCAAGAAAATAAGATTACAAATCTAAAAATCGCTCTTAAAAACTTGGATGGTCTTGTTCTAGAACCCGGTCAACGCTTTTCTTACTGGCGGCAAATTGGAAATCCCACTCGTAAAAAAGGTTATGTAAAGGGAATGCTGCTGCACAATGGAACCGTTCGCTCCGGAATAGGGGGAGGCCTCTGCCAACTCTCCAATCTTCTCTATTGGATGACGCTGCACACCCCTTTGACGGTGCTGGAACGTTGGCGCCACAGCTACGATGTCTTCCCCGATGTTCAGCGTAAGCAACCTTTTGGCAGTGGAGCAACCTGTGCGTATCCGAATATTGATCTTCAAATTGGAAACCCAACCAAGGAGTGCTTTCAATTGCATTTAACCCTCACCGAAACTCATCTCGTGGGGGAATGGCGCAGTGAAAAAGCTCTCAATGAAGAGTATGAAGTTTTTGAAAAAGATCACAAAATAGACCATGAATGGTGGGGAGGCTACGTGCGTCGCAACAGCATTTATAGAAAGGTCTTTGACAAAGCCTCTCATGAAGAAAAAGGAGAGGAATTCATCACTTCGAACGAGGCTTTAATGATGTACAATCCTTTGCTAGAGGGTTCATCCTCTTAA
- a CDS encoding iron-sulfur cluster assembly scaffold protein, protein MDLYAEQIIDLAKNPLNRGEMEAATLTSSGVNTTCGDHVRLYLKMEDRKVMDASWEGDGCAISIATASVLTEEIKGKKWTDSKELTKQDLYEWLGIDNLGPARVKCLTLSLETLHNALIDL, encoded by the coding sequence ATGGACTTGTATGCAGAACAAATCATCGATCTTGCAAAGAATCCGCTGAATCGTGGAGAAATGGAAGCTGCCACTCTGACGAGCAGTGGCGTCAACACGACCTGTGGCGATCACGTGCGTTTGTATTTAAAAATGGAGGACAGGAAAGTGATGGATGCATCGTGGGAAGGAGATGGCTGCGCGATCAGTATTGCGACTGCCTCGGTTTTGACTGAAGAAATCAAAGGCAAAAAATGGACAGATTCAAAAGAGCTGACGAAGCAGGATTTGTACGAATGGTTGGGCATTGATAATCTGGGGCCGGCGCGTGTGAAGTGTTTGACCCTTAGCCTGGAGACTCTGCACAATGCTTTGATTGATCTTTGA
- the sufS gene encoding SufS family cysteine desulfurase produces the protein MSIEIKKRFPIFQNHPRLVYLDSASTTQRLDDSLLAEQEYYLEYNANVHRGLYPLAEEATTRYENVRSIARRFLNVGKNGEVIFTRGTTEALNIVALCWGRKFLKKGDEIVLSILEHHSNLVPWQMIAKEVGAKLKFCPILSTGALDYKALEKLVSKKTKIISITGLSNTLGTVHDLSIVGRLARKVGAKFCVDAAQLVAHFPIDVQKLDVDFLVFSSHKIYGPTGAGVLYAKREILEEMDPWLGGGDMIREVHEEFSTWNDLPWKFEAGTPSVAQVLGMGAAMEFMMKLGKNTLMKHDREMQEYSFKKLNELPYITVYGPKSFDQHRGSISFTMKGVHPHDVAAILGEENICVRAGHHCTMPLMKTLCVVSTVRVSFGIYNTTKDVEALVKGLKKVAKVFKLI, from the coding sequence ATGTCTATCGAAATAAAAAAGCGTTTCCCTATTTTTCAAAATCATCCACGTTTGGTGTATTTAGACAGTGCCTCCACCACGCAACGTCTGGATGATTCACTGCTTGCTGAGCAGGAATATTACTTGGAATACAATGCGAACGTACATCGAGGACTCTATCCCTTGGCGGAAGAAGCCACGACCCGTTACGAAAATGTGCGTAGCATTGCCCGAAGATTTTTGAACGTGGGGAAAAATGGAGAAGTTATTTTCACACGCGGCACTACGGAGGCTTTGAACATTGTAGCGCTGTGTTGGGGACGAAAGTTTTTAAAGAAAGGTGATGAAATTGTTTTGAGCATTTTGGAGCATCATTCCAACCTGGTACCTTGGCAGATGATTGCGAAGGAAGTGGGTGCAAAATTGAAGTTCTGTCCTATTCTTTCAACAGGTGCTTTGGACTACAAAGCTCTTGAAAAACTCGTGAGCAAGAAAACTAAAATCATCAGCATCACAGGACTTTCCAACACGCTTGGAACCGTGCATGATTTGTCTATTGTGGGGCGCCTTGCTCGAAAAGTGGGCGCTAAATTTTGTGTGGATGCGGCTCAACTCGTTGCTCATTTCCCCATTGATGTACAAAAATTAGATGTGGATTTTTTGGTTTTTTCCAGCCATAAAATTTATGGACCCACCGGAGCTGGTGTGCTCTACGCCAAGCGGGAAATTTTGGAAGAGATGGACCCATGGCTCGGCGGCGGAGACATGATTCGGGAAGTGCATGAAGAATTTTCCACATGGAACGATTTACCTTGGAAATTTGAAGCCGGCACGCCGAGCGTGGCCCAAGTTTTGGGCATGGGAGCTGCCATGGAATTCATGATGAAGCTTGGTAAAAATACACTCATGAAACATGATCGTGAAATGCAAGAATATAGTTTCAAAAAACTCAACGAACTGCCCTACATCACTGTTTATGGCCCTAAAAGTTTTGACCAACACCGCGGCTCTATTTCCTTCACCATGAAGGGTGTGCATCCTCACGACGTTGCTGCCATTTTAGGGGAAGAAAATATTTGTGTGCGAGCCGGTCACCACTGCACCATGCCGCTGATGAAAACGCTGTGTGTGGTTTCCACCGTACGAGTGAGTTTTGGAATTTACAATACGACAAAAGACGTAGAGGCTTTAGTGAAAGGGCTTAAAAAGGTAGCGAAGGTTTTTAAGCTAATTTGA
- a CDS encoding SufD family Fe-S cluster assembly protein produces the protein MEKILKNHDIFQIPSDGKIHLVVDEGAEVWVEEFCARAQAQRTISVDIKPGALLRWMSCSPSRDQKNFTLQESARLEYFHHVLGESEDRTEIILEGNESSAMSQTIFFGQNSDTQNLRVDHVHRGKNTRSRMISRGAVKDSAYGHFFGNIRMEPGCSGADATLEEHNLLLSKGSKIEAVPGLEIQHNEVQASHSATLEKVDEEKLFYLQSRGLSFKEGLELLVEGFFWDALQKCPNLAFSERIFKDILKCLSK, from the coding sequence ATGGAAAAAATTCTCAAAAATCACGACATTTTTCAAATTCCCTCTGATGGAAAAATCCACTTAGTGGTGGATGAAGGCGCTGAAGTTTGGGTAGAGGAATTCTGTGCCCGGGCACAAGCCCAAAGAACTATTTCAGTAGACATAAAACCTGGCGCTTTGCTCCGTTGGATGAGCTGTTCCCCTTCCCGCGATCAAAAAAACTTTACCCTTCAAGAAAGTGCTCGTCTTGAATACTTTCATCACGTACTTGGTGAGAGTGAAGATAGAACCGAAATTATTTTGGAAGGGAATGAAAGCAGTGCCATGAGTCAGACGATTTTCTTTGGCCAAAATAGCGATACACAAAACCTGCGTGTGGACCATGTTCATCGTGGGAAAAACACTCGATCCCGCATGATTTCTCGCGGTGCGGTGAAAGATAGCGCCTATGGTCATTTTTTTGGAAACATTCGAATGGAGCCAGGTTGCAGCGGCGCAGATGCCACGCTTGAAGAGCACAATTTGTTGCTCAGCAAGGGCTCTAAAATTGAGGCAGTGCCGGGGCTTGAAATTCAGCACAATGAAGTGCAGGCTTCTCACTCCGCCACGCTTGAAAAAGTAGATGAAGAAAAATTATTTTACTTGCAAAGCCGTGGACTCAGTTTCAAAGAGGGTCTAGAACTTTTGGTGGAAGGATTTTTTTGGGACGCTTTGCAGAAATGCCCCAACCTTGCTTTTTCGGAACGAATCTTTAAAGATATACTCAAATGTCTATCGAAATAA
- the sufB gene encoding Fe-S cluster assembly protein SufB — MTALDYLQDLDRSVFDGHNAQGYAKNAQKGLSEALIRRISKDKNEPTWMLEHRLKSLKKWHELKLPTFGVDLSGVNFDEIIYYAAPNDMKGYATKWEDVPDDIKKTFERLGIPEAERKVLAGTGAQYDSVNAYHKLKEEWEKLGVIFEDMDIALQKYPDLVKQYFMKLVPSHDHKFAALHGAVWSGGTFLYIPKGVKVTAPLQAYFRMNAKSMGQFEHTLIIIEEGAEGHYIEGCSAPKYGSTSLHAGCVEIFVKAGAKFRYSSVENWSQDTYNLNTKRAVVDEDGIMEWVGGNLGSGRTMLYPCSILKGRGSRADHLGVAFANAGQVQDTGAKVIHIAPDTSSTVLTKSISKGGGRNVYRGLLQVNKGATGTKSQVRCDSLILDEKSISDTYPVMRINEDDVSIGHEASTGKISEEQLFYLQSRGLSEDEALAMIVNGFIDPIVKELPLEYAVEMNRLIEMEMEKAIA, encoded by the coding sequence ATGACGGCATTGGATTATTTACAAGATCTCGACCGCAGCGTCTTTGATGGTCACAATGCACAGGGCTATGCGAAGAATGCTCAAAAGGGCCTGAGTGAGGCACTGATTCGACGTATTTCAAAGGACAAAAATGAGCCTACGTGGATGCTGGAACATCGTTTGAAATCACTTAAAAAATGGCATGAACTGAAGTTGCCGACGTTTGGTGTGGACCTTTCGGGCGTGAATTTTGATGAGATCATTTATTATGCGGCGCCCAACGACATGAAAGGTTACGCGACGAAATGGGAAGATGTTCCGGATGATATTAAAAAAACTTTTGAACGGCTTGGAATTCCGGAAGCGGAGCGGAAAGTATTGGCGGGAACGGGGGCACAATATGACAGCGTGAATGCCTATCACAAATTGAAAGAGGAATGGGAAAAACTGGGCGTGATTTTTGAGGACATGGACATTGCGCTGCAAAAATATCCCGATTTGGTGAAGCAGTATTTTATGAAACTCGTTCCGTCTCACGATCACAAATTTGCGGCGCTGCACGGTGCGGTGTGGAGTGGAGGAACTTTTTTATACATTCCAAAAGGCGTGAAAGTGACGGCGCCGCTGCAGGCTTATTTTCGCATGAATGCCAAAAGCATGGGGCAGTTCGAGCACACGCTCATCATCATTGAAGAAGGCGCTGAAGGACATTACATTGAAGGGTGCAGTGCGCCGAAATATGGCAGCACTTCCCTACATGCCGGCTGTGTGGAAATTTTTGTGAAGGCGGGTGCAAAATTCCGCTATTCCAGCGTGGAAAATTGGTCCCAAGACACTTACAATTTGAACACCAAACGCGCGGTGGTGGATGAAGATGGAATCATGGAATGGGTGGGTGGCAATTTGGGCAGCGGACGAACCATGCTTTACCCTTGCTCCATTTTGAAAGGACGTGGCTCACGAGCTGACCACTTGGGAGTTGCCTTTGCGAATGCTGGGCAGGTGCAAGACACCGGAGCGAAAGTCATTCATATTGCTCCAGATACCAGCTCCACGGTGCTGACCAAAAGCATTTCTAAAGGGGGTGGACGCAACGTGTACCGTGGACTTTTGCAGGTCAACAAAGGGGCCACCGGAACCAAATCTCAAGTGCGTTGCGACAGTTTGATTTTAGATGAAAAATCCATCAGCGACACTTATCCCGTCATGCGTATTAATGAAGATGACGTGTCGATTGGTCATGAAGCGAGCACTGGAAAAATCAGCGAGGAACAACTTTTTTATTTGCAAAGTCGCGGGCTCAGCGAAGATGAAGCGCTCGCGATGATTGTGAATGGTTTCATAGATCCCATTGTGAAAGAATTGCCGCTCGAATATGCCGTGGAAATGAACCGTCTCATTGAAATGGAAATGGAAAAAGCTATTGCTTAA
- the sufC gene encoding Fe-S cluster assembly ATPase SufC, whose protein sequence is MLLDIQNLFISAPDKEIVHGLSLQIKAGEVHAIMGPNGSGKSTLSATLMGHPKYKVTKGKVKLNDKDLLKMDPSARAAAGLFLAFQYPKEIPGVNLVSFLRASYNAVNKARNKKFKPVPLYNFKKLLQEKMDLVGLGRAFMNRNVNEGFSGGEKKKAEILQMALLEPKLAILDETDSGLDIDALRTICEAILSAKKPEQSLLMVTHYERMLKDLKPDHVHIMMDGKIVLSGGKELAAKLEEEGYDYVRKILNEKNPLKIVK, encoded by the coding sequence ATGCTTCTCGACATTCAAAATCTGTTCATTTCGGCGCCGGATAAGGAAATCGTGCATGGGCTTTCGCTTCAGATAAAGGCGGGAGAAGTGCATGCAATAATGGGACCGAATGGGTCTGGGAAAAGCACTTTGTCGGCCACTTTGATGGGGCATCCTAAGTACAAAGTGACAAAAGGAAAAGTGAAATTAAATGACAAGGACCTTCTGAAAATGGATCCGAGTGCACGAGCGGCGGCAGGCCTTTTTTTGGCTTTTCAATATCCTAAAGAAATTCCGGGGGTGAATTTGGTTTCTTTTTTGCGGGCTTCCTACAATGCCGTGAATAAAGCACGAAATAAAAAATTTAAGCCGGTGCCTCTTTACAACTTTAAAAAATTGCTCCAAGAAAAAATGGACTTGGTGGGCTTGGGGCGCGCCTTTATGAATCGAAACGTGAATGAAGGGTTTTCGGGCGGTGAAAAAAAGAAGGCAGAAATTCTGCAAATGGCATTATTGGAACCGAAATTGGCGATATTGGATGAGACGGACAGTGGCCTCGACATCGATGCGCTGCGAACGATTTGTGAAGCGATTTTATCGGCAAAAAAACCGGAGCAAAGTTTGCTCATGGTCACGCATTATGAACGCATGCTCAAGGATTTGAAGCCAGACCACGTACACATCATGATGGATGGGAAAATCGTGCTGAGCGGGGGCAAGGAATTGGCTGCAAAACTCGAAGAAGAAGGGTATGATTATGTGCGCAAGATTCTTAATGAAAAGAATCCCCTAAAAATTGTGAAATGA